One segment of Kogia breviceps isolate mKogBre1 chromosome 14, mKogBre1 haplotype 1, whole genome shotgun sequence DNA contains the following:
- the WIPI2 gene encoding WD repeat domain phosphoinositide-interacting protein 2 isoform X2, whose protein sequence is MKVLHTIRETPPNPAGLCALSINNDNCYLAYPGSATIGEVQVFDTINLRAANMIPAHDSPLAALAFDASGTKLATASEKGTVIRVFSIPEGQKLFEFRRGVKRCVSICSLAFSADGVFLSTSSNTETVHIFKLETVKEKPQEEPTTWTGYFGKVLMASTSYLPSQVTEMFNQGRAFATVRLPFCGHKNICALATIQKIPRLLVGASDGYLYMYNLDPQEGGECTLMKQHKLDGSMETTNEILDSTSHDCPLVTQTYSTAVAKGPHVPSSPTALAYADELGAVGGAGLEDEAGALRLEDSEHPPMILRTD, encoded by the exons ATGAAGGTGCTGCACACCATCCGGGAGACGCCCCCAAACCCCGCAG GCCTGTGTGCCCTGTCGATCAACAACGACAACTGTTACCTGGCGTATCCAGGCAGCGCGACCATCGGGGAGGTGCAGGTCTTCGACACGATCAATCTG AGAGCGGCAAACATGATTCCGGCTCATGACAGCCCTTTAGCCGCACTGGCCTTCGACGCCAGCGGAACCAAGCTCGCCACTGCTTCCGAGAAG GGGACCGTGATTAGGGTATTTTCCATTCCAGAAGGACAAAAACTCTTCGAGTTCCGGAGAGGAGTGAAGAG GTGTGTGAGCATCTGCTCCCTGGCCTTCAGCGCGGACGGCGTGTTCCTGTCCACCTCCAGCAACACGGAGACTGTGCACATCTTCAAGCTCGAGACTGTGAAAGAAAA GCCTCAGGAGGAGCCCACCACCTGGACCGGCTACTTCGGGAAGGTGCTCATGGCGTCCACCAGCTACCTGCCCTCCCAAGTGACAGAGATGTTCAACCAGGGCAGAGCCTTTGCCACAGTCCGCCTGCCTTTCTGCGGCCACAAGAACATCTGCGCGCTGGCCAC AATCCAGAAGATTCCCCGATTGCTGGTGGGAGCCTCGGACGGGTACTTATACATGTACAACCTGGACCCCCAGGAGGGAGGCGAGTGCACCTTGATGAAGCAGCACAA GTTGGACGGCAGCATGGAGACGACCAACGAGATCCTAGACTCCACGTCCCACGACTGCCCCTTGGTGACGCAGACGTACAGCACAGCTGTGGCCAAGGGTCCTCACGTGCCTTCGTCCCCGACGGCGCTGG CCTACGCGGACGAGCTGGGCGCGGTGGGCGGCGCGGGCCTGGAGGACGAGGCCGGCGCCCTGCGGCTGGAGGACAGCGAGCACCCTCCCATGATTCTCCGGACAGACTGA